DNA sequence from the Cetobacterium somerae genome:
TAAAATATTCTCCGAAATTTCTACAATAATCTTCTCAACAGGCTCACTTTCTCCAGTTAAAGATGATTGACTTATAAATAAGTCTTTTGCCTGTATTAATCTTATATCAGCTGGAACTATATCTCCAGCATTCAATGTTATTAAATCACCAACAACAATTTCATCTACAGGAATCTCTTTTGATATTCCACTTCTAGTTATAAGTGCAGTCGTTTCTACCATTTCATTTAATTTTTCAACAGCATTATCTGAACGAGACTCTTGAATAAAACGTAATAAACCACTTGTAATAACCATTGTCGATATTATGATTACACCTGTAAAATCTTTATTCTCTGAATTTGCAAGAATAACTTCAGTGAAGAGAGAAACTCCAGCTAATATAAAAAGAATTATCGTAAAAGGATTTATAAAAGCGAATATAAATTTTTTTAAAGCTGAATCCTTTTTTTGATCTGAAATCTTATTTTTTCCAAAAGCTTCTCTCATTATTTCGATAGAGTCATTACTTAAACCAGATACTCCTGTTTTCAATTTTATAAAAATATTTTCAATGTTTTCCTTCATAGCCCAATTCAATCTATTATGGGCATCTAGCGATATAAGTTTTTTCATTTTAAATTCCTCCTCATATAATTAAATTTTTTAAATGAGAAGTACTAATTTTTTCAATGCTAAAAATAGAATAGATTTGCCACTGTAAGAGAACTTAAATCTATTCTTAAATAATATTTTAAATAAAAAGTACTTCTCCTACTACTCTGGACATCTCCTTCCATTTTTACACCTCCAAATTTTAAATTTAAAATAAAAAAACCTCATTACTCAAACAAGTAATAAGGTAAATAATCAAAAAATAATTTACTTTAATAACCGTTTGAGCTTTAGCTTCATAGGGCGATGAAATTGCATTATTCTATGCCTTGAATTCGACATAGACTGTTAACCAACTCATAGTGTCTCCACTATTTCGCGGCAGCAACCCTTATCCCTATGGTAGCCTCACCTACCGATTTTTCTATCTGTGATGATAATACTATATTTAAATTATTTTGTCAACCTCTATAAATTTATATTTAAAATCCTAGCCTTTGCTTCCCTCTATAATCGTCAGCTTTCTCTTTATTTACTCTAATATATTTTTGAGTGACAGAAACACTTGAATGATTTAATAGTTGCTGTACAAACATAATATCTTTAGTTTCATTATATGCTAACGTGGCAAAAGATTTTCTAAAACTATGTGTGCTTATGAAGGTACTATCAATATTTTCATAATCACACGCTTTTAATATTTGATCTTGTACTTTTCTTACAAAAGCTTTTACTTCTTTTTCATTTGAGGCAAATATAAAATTATCCTCTCTAGTTCTATTTTTAAAAAGATATTCAACTAACTCCATATTTATTCTTGTAATTTGGGGCTTTTTTGTCTTTTTCTCAATTATTTCTAATTTTCCAAATTGAATATCATTATATCTAAGTCTAGCTATGTCTTGAATTCTAAGTCCTGTATTTAATTCTACTAATAAAGCATTTCTTACATCTTGTTTTATCTTTATTGACCCTAAAATAGTATCAATCTCTTCTTTACTTATAGCCTTTGTCATTTTTCCCATCATATCACCCTATTTGATTATAACATTTATATTTTATTTAGAAAACAAATAATCTATAGCTTTTTTACAGGAATTTGTATTTCAGTTATATATTCCTCTGAATTTTCTGTAGTATGTATATCTATATGAAAAATTTCAAAAATATCTCCTGTAATGCTTAATTCATTTTCTTTGATAAAACGCTTAGCTTTTTCATAATATCTATAATTTTCTGAATAATATCCTCTATAGTAAATAGAAACATAATCTCCAGCTTCAATTTCCTCTCCCTCTTCTGTTCCTTCATTATTTATGACAAAAATTTCTTCATAAGTATCATATCTTTTTTTCGAAAAATTTTCTTTACTTAGAGTTCCTCCAAACTCATTTTCTGTAAACAAAAAATCATTTTCTGAAAGAGTTTTTATACTCAAAAGTTTTATTTTAAAATCAATATCACCATCATCTTTGACACGACCTTTAGATTTTATAATTCTTCTCTTAGATATATTTTTTAATTGTGGAACTCCAAAAGATATATTATTTTTAAAATATTCTAAATTAGCTTTTTTAATCAACAACTCTTCTTTTAATCTACTAAATTTTTCTAATTCTCTTTCTACAATTTCTAACTGTGAATCTAAAACTTTTTCTGTAGAATTAACGCTTCTTGTTTCTAAGAAACCTTTTATAGCTTCTAATCCAAGTCCTAATCCCCTTAAATTTCTTATATTATTTAATTTCCAAATCTGTTCACTTGAATAATATCGATATCCTGTGCTTTTTCTAAAAGCTGGTTCTAAAAGTTTTATTTTTTCATAGTGTCTTAATGTATCAACACTTATATTATATATTTTACTTATTTCTCCTATAGAGTAATATTTTTTCATAAACTCACCTCATAAATATTATACACTACTTCTTTATTTTATTAAAGAGTTGACTCTAGAACAGTTCTAGAGTTTATAATATGATTGGAGGCGATTATTATGCAAAAAAAATTATTAAATGAAAATCTTTTTAAACTTATTTTTAAATATGGAGTTCCTTCTATTCTGACCATGTGGATCTTCTCTTTATACACAATAGTGGATGGAATATTTATTGGTAAATTCTTAGGAGCTAAAAGTTTAGCTGCCGTAAATATCGTTATGCCTTATGTTAATTTTTCTTTTGCTATTGGTATAATGGTTGCAGTTGGGAGTTCTACTATGATTGCTATTCAACTTGGATCTGGAGAAGATAAGAAGGCTTTAAAATCTTATAGTACATCTCTACAACTTTTTATGATTTTTAGTTCAATCTTAAGTTTAATTGGAATAATTTTTCCTGAAAAAGTTGTTAGAATTTTAGGAGCTAATGATATTATTTTAGAAGAGGCTACAACCTATCTGTTTTATTTGTCGTTCTTTACTCTATTTTATATGCTTTCGTACGGTTTTGAAAGCTTTGTAAGAATTGAAGGAAGCCCTAATTACTCTTTACTTTGTATATTGGGTGGAGCTATTATGAATATTGTTTTAGATTATTTTTTAATAGTTATACTGGATATGGGAATTAAGGGTGCCGCTATTGCCACTGGAGCTGCTCAAATGACAACAGCTTTAATGTTAGGATATTATCTCTTATTTAAAGCCAAAAAATTAAGATACACTTTTACTAAATTTAATTTAAGAACAGTAGGATCTATTTTATATAATGGTTCTTCTGAATTTTTAACTGAGATGGCTACTGGTGTAGTTATAATGGCTTTTAATATAAATATAATGGCTATAATTGGAAATGACGGAATCTCTGCTTTTAGTGTTATTAGCTATATATCTACTCTTGTTACTATGACAATGATTGGATTTTCTCAAGGACTACAGCCCATTATAAGCTTTAACTATGGTGCTCAATCAAATAAAAGAGTTTTAAAAATATTAAAAATAGGAACTGTTACAGTTTTTTCTTTAGGAATATTTTTCTTTTTCATCATAAATATGTTTGCTAATGAATTAGTTTCTATTTTTATAAAAGAAAATAAAGAACTATTTATTTTAACTAAAGAAGCTGTTATATATTATAGTTTTACATATATCTTAATGGGAATTAATATTATTATTAGTTCATATTTTACCGCTGTAGAAGATGCTTTTATATCGAGTATTTTAAGTGTTTTAAGAGGTCTTATTTTTATTAATATTTTATTATTTCTTTTACCAGGAATTTTCAATACAAAAGGAATTTGGTTATCTGCTCCTGTTAATGAGCTTATCATGCTTGTGGTATCATCTGTATTTTTTATAAAAAGTGGATATAAGAAAATTGTAGAATAGTTTTCTAATATTGTTTTGCTACTTTTTTATATTAATGTTAAAATATATAAATAAGTTTATAGAATAAGGAGTGAAAACAATGAACAAAGAAATAAGTATTAAAAAAGTA
Encoded proteins:
- a CDS encoding tyrosine-type recombinase/integrase — translated: MGKMTKAISKEEIDTILGSIKIKQDVRNALLVELNTGLRIQDIARLRYNDIQFGKLEIIEKKTKKPQITRINMELVEYLFKNRTREDNFIFASNEKEVKAFVRKVQDQILKACDYENIDSTFISTHSFRKSFATLAYNETKDIMFVQQLLNHSSVSVTQKYIRVNKEKADDYRGKQRLGF
- a CDS encoding MerR family transcriptional regulator, whose protein sequence is MKKYYSIGEISKIYNISVDTLRHYEKIKLLEPAFRKSTGYRYYSSEQIWKLNNIRNLRGLGLGLEAIKGFLETRSVNSTEKVLDSQLEIVERELEKFSRLKEELLIKKANLEYFKNNISFGVPQLKNISKRRIIKSKGRVKDDGDIDFKIKLLSIKTLSENDFLFTENEFGGTLSKENFSKKRYDTYEEIFVINNEGTEEGEEIEAGDYVSIYYRGYYSENYRYYEKAKRFIKENELSITGDIFEIFHIDIHTTENSEEYITEIQIPVKKL
- a CDS encoding MATE family efflux transporter encodes the protein MQKKLLNENLFKLIFKYGVPSILTMWIFSLYTIVDGIFIGKFLGAKSLAAVNIVMPYVNFSFAIGIMVAVGSSTMIAIQLGSGEDKKALKSYSTSLQLFMIFSSILSLIGIIFPEKVVRILGANDIILEEATTYLFYLSFFTLFYMLSYGFESFVRIEGSPNYSLLCILGGAIMNIVLDYFLIVILDMGIKGAAIATGAAQMTTALMLGYYLLFKAKKLRYTFTKFNLRTVGSILYNGSSEFLTEMATGVVIMAFNINIMAIIGNDGISAFSVISYISTLVTMTMIGFSQGLQPIISFNYGAQSNKRVLKILKIGTVTVFSLGIFFFFIINMFANELVSIFIKENKELFILTKEAVIYYSFTYILMGINIIISSYFTAVEDAFISSILSVLRGLIFINILLFLLPGIFNTKGIWLSAPVNELIMLVVSSVFFIKSGYKKIVE